The Raoultibacter phocaeensis genome contains a region encoding:
- a CDS encoding sensor histidine kinase: MKSFPKFFTKQLLAFAALAFLIVVVDLVLYIVIALYESDTTLSEPATIVRTVSDALSPDEDGTDFLFEGSAADMLDGAGAWALLIGPEGDLLWKYKPPDEVVKHYSINDVALFAHYGYLEDYPAFVWSRGDGLLVVGFPETSYAMYATTGFPREVIGRVPMYVLLILTADLLIFFVAYLVSRRRTVKSIAPLTEALDDLAKGQAVSVSLGGDMKEVGERINEASEIIRKKDDARNSWIKGISHDIRTPLSMITGYADGIAGNEAVPERVRDDAAIIRTQGLRIKDLVLDLNAASQLEYDMQPLNVEEVRVAGLLREIIADYLNGGVPDGYELDLAIDASAQDLVLVGDRRLVKRAVQNLVQNAMVHNPDGCTIEVALRARKDKTAEYCSIVVSDTGAGMPMSDMILLQSRILQAASGSSDERPQQAQHGLGLVLVEKIVRAHGGVMQLAGEGGKGFTATLYLPMRHA; encoded by the coding sequence GCTGCGTTGGCGTTCCTCATCGTGGTTGTCGATTTGGTGCTCTATATCGTCATTGCCCTGTACGAGTCCGATACAACGCTTTCGGAGCCGGCAACGATCGTCAGAACCGTTTCCGATGCGCTTTCGCCCGATGAGGATGGGACGGATTTTTTGTTCGAAGGGAGTGCGGCGGATATGCTCGACGGGGCAGGCGCATGGGCGCTGCTTATCGGGCCCGAAGGCGATCTTCTGTGGAAGTACAAGCCGCCCGACGAGGTCGTCAAACACTATTCGATCAACGATGTCGCCTTGTTCGCCCATTACGGGTACCTTGAGGATTACCCTGCGTTCGTCTGGTCGCGCGGCGACGGGTTGCTGGTGGTGGGCTTTCCCGAGACGAGCTATGCGATGTATGCGACGACGGGCTTTCCGCGCGAGGTGATCGGCCGCGTGCCGATGTACGTGCTTTTGATCCTTACGGCTGATCTGCTCATCTTCTTCGTGGCCTACCTCGTTTCGAGGCGACGTACGGTAAAGAGCATAGCCCCCTTGACCGAAGCGCTCGACGATCTGGCAAAGGGCCAGGCGGTTTCTGTAAGTCTCGGCGGCGATATGAAAGAAGTGGGGGAGCGCATCAACGAGGCGTCGGAGATCATCAGGAAGAAGGACGATGCGCGCAATAGCTGGATCAAGGGCATCTCGCATGACATCCGCACGCCGCTTTCGATGATAACCGGTTACGCCGATGGCATTGCGGGCAACGAGGCGGTACCAGAGCGCGTGCGCGACGATGCGGCGATCATCCGCACGCAAGGCCTTCGGATCAAGGACCTCGTACTCGATTTGAACGCAGCCTCGCAGCTCGAATACGACATGCAGCCGCTCAATGTGGAAGAGGTGCGCGTGGCAGGGCTCTTGCGCGAGATCATCGCGGACTATCTGAACGGCGGCGTGCCGGACGGCTACGAGCTCGATCTTGCGATCGACGCCTCGGCGCAGGATCTCGTGCTTGTGGGCGACCGACGCCTCGTGAAGCGTGCTGTGCAGAACCTCGTGCAAAACGCGATGGTGCACAACCCGGACGGCTGCACGATCGAGGTGGCGTTGCGTGCGCGCAAAGACAAGACGGCCGAGTACTGTTCCATCGTCGTTTCGGATACGGGGGCGGGCATGCCGATGAGCGACATGATCCTTTTGCAAAGCAGGATCCTCCAGGCGGCGTCGGGCTCTTCCGACGAGCGTCCGCAGCAGGCGCAGCACGGGCTCGGCCTCGTGCTTGTCGAGAAGATCGTGCGTGCACACGGCGGCGTTATGCAGCTTGCGGGCGAGGGCGGAAAGGGCTTTACGGCGACGCTCTACCTGCCGATGCGCCACGCGTGA
- the sstT gene encoding serine/threonine transporter SstT encodes MKELFRKYNDISLIKRIVVGLIIGAALGVFFPGIELVTLLGSLFVSALKAVAPILVFFLVISALANARSDGSMKTVIVLYVISTLVAALVAVAASFLFPLTLTLTDAVEQASPSGIGEVLTTVIMNVVDNPVNALMNANYVGILAWAAVLGIALRMASDGTKSVFTSVSDAVSQVVRWVISFAPFGILGLVYTSVSTSGLEIFTEYGQLLLVLVGCMIFIALVTNPLIVFLSIRKNPFPLVLRCLKDSGITAFFTRSSAANIPVNMELCRKLGLDKDNYSVSIPLGATINMAGAAVTIAVMTMAAANTVGVSVDLPTAVILCVLSAVSACGASGVAGGSLLLIPLACSLFGIGNDIAMQVVAIGFIIGVIQDSCETGLNSSSDVLFTATAEYRTWNKEKRSYKAGALIEKSDPVEEAKAFD; translated from the coding sequence GTGAAAGAACTGTTCAGAAAGTACAACGACATCAGCTTGATCAAGCGCATCGTCGTCGGTCTCATCATCGGCGCGGCGCTCGGGGTGTTCTTCCCCGGAATCGAGCTCGTCACGCTGCTCGGATCACTGTTCGTATCGGCCCTGAAAGCCGTCGCCCCCATCCTCGTGTTCTTCCTCGTCATCAGCGCACTCGCCAACGCGCGCTCGGACGGATCGATGAAGACCGTCATCGTCCTGTACGTAATCAGCACGCTCGTCGCAGCACTCGTGGCGGTTGCCGCAAGCTTTTTGTTCCCGCTCACGCTTACGCTCACCGATGCGGTCGAGCAGGCTTCGCCGAGCGGCATCGGAGAAGTGCTCACCACCGTCATCATGAACGTGGTCGACAACCCCGTAAACGCGCTCATGAACGCGAACTACGTCGGCATACTCGCATGGGCAGCCGTGCTCGGCATCGCGCTTCGCATGGCGAGCGATGGAACGAAAAGCGTGTTCACGAGCGTATCCGACGCCGTTTCGCAGGTGGTGCGCTGGGTTATCAGCTTCGCCCCCTTCGGCATCCTCGGCCTCGTGTACACGTCGGTTTCCACAAGCGGGCTCGAGATATTTACCGAGTACGGCCAGCTTCTGCTCGTACTCGTGGGCTGCATGATCTTCATCGCACTTGTCACCAACCCGCTCATCGTGTTTCTGAGCATCCGCAAGAACCCCTTCCCGCTCGTGCTGCGCTGCCTGAAAGACAGCGGCATCACCGCGTTCTTCACGCGCAGCTCGGCAGCCAACATCCCCGTCAACATGGAGCTGTGCCGCAAACTCGGACTCGACAAGGATAACTACTCGGTGTCCATCCCGCTCGGCGCAACCATCAACATGGCCGGTGCCGCCGTCACCATCGCCGTCATGACCATGGCGGCTGCAAACACCGTCGGCGTCTCGGTCGATTTGCCGACGGCCGTGATCCTCTGCGTGCTCTCCGCCGTGTCGGCGTGCGGGGCCTCGGGCGTAGCGGGCGGATCGCTTCTGCTCATCCCGCTCGCCTGTTCGCTGTTCGGCATCGGCAACGATATCGCCATGCAGGTCGTGGCCATCGGCTTCATCATCGGCGTGATCCAGGATTCATGCGAGACGGGACTCAACTCCTCGTCGGACGTGCTGTTCACCGCAACGGCCGAGTACCGCACCTGGAACAAAGAGAAGCGCTCGTACAAGGCAGGCGCCCTCATCGAAAAGAGCGATCCCGTCGAGGAAGCGAAAGCGTTCGACTAA
- a CDS encoding GNAT family N-acetyltransferase produces the protein MAIHIETSRLILRDWKEPDLEAFTEMNSDKHVMRYFPETLTEAQTLAFFEIIQREFVEYGFGLYAVEEKNSKDFLGFVGFHHANFDADFCPCIEIGWRLKREYWRKGYATEGARSCLEHGFKHLAFDRIYSFTAIENTPSQGVMKKIGMQVFEYFDHPAVPDNNPLKPHVCYMVENK, from the coding sequence ATGGCCATACATATAGAGACCAGTAGGCTTATCCTTCGAGATTGGAAAGAACCTGATCTCGAAGCTTTCACAGAGATGAATTCAGACAAGCACGTCATGCGCTATTTCCCTGAAACCTTAACCGAAGCGCAAACCCTTGCGTTTTTCGAAATCATTCAAAGAGAGTTCGTGGAATATGGGTTCGGACTCTATGCGGTAGAAGAAAAGAACAGCAAAGACTTCCTTGGGTTCGTAGGATTCCATCACGCAAACTTTGATGCCGATTTCTGTCCTTGCATAGAGATTGGATGGCGACTAAAAAGGGAATACTGGAGAAAAGGCTATGCAACTGAAGGAGCGCGATCGTGTCTTGAACATGGATTCAAACACCTTGCCTTCGACAGGATCTACAGCTTCACTGCCATTGAAAACACACCCTCCCAAGGTGTCATGAAGAAAATCGGGATGCAAGTATTCGAATACTTCGATCATCCTGCAGTACCAGATAACAACCCGCTCAAACCCCATGTTTGCTACATGGTCGAAAACAAATAA
- a CDS encoding type II toxin-antitoxin system RelE family toxin → MAWSIEYSDKARKQLKKLDPNQSKLLIAWIEKNLLGCDDPRSIGTALSGDKYEWWRYRVGSYRLLVEIKDEELVILIVQTGHRRDVYR, encoded by the coding sequence ATGGCTTGGAGCATCGAATACTCGGATAAAGCAAGGAAACAGCTTAAAAAGCTTGATCCGAATCAGAGTAAGCTTCTTATAGCCTGGATAGAGAAAAACCTTCTAGGATGCGACGACCCCCGCTCTATCGGTACAGCATTGTCGGGAGATAAATATGAATGGTGGCGATATAGGGTGGGTTCTTACCGCTTGTTAGTCGAGATTAAGGACGAGGAACTTGTTATTCTTATAGTGCAGACGGGGCATCGTCGAGACGTATACCGCTAG
- the relB gene encoding type II toxin-antitoxin system RelB family antitoxin, with product MDTTITLRADAKQKNLIAEYAKMHGETMSSFILETVLDKIEDEIDLRDMEKAVADHRANPKTYTHDEIKQEFGF from the coding sequence ATGGATACCACTATCACCTTGAGGGCAGACGCAAAGCAAAAGAATCTTATTGCCGAGTATGCAAAAATGCATGGCGAAACCATGTCTAGTTTCATCCTCGAGACCGTTCTCGATAAGATTGAGGACGAGATAGATCTTCGCGATATGGAAAAAGCGGTAGCTGATCACAGAGCTAATCCAAAGACTTACACCCATGATGAAATTAAGCAAGAGTTCGGATTCTGA
- a CDS encoding carboxypeptidase regulatory-like domain-containing protein, translated as MQYGDGSPIGTWTILNANNGVVDSFPAVDGSELMREYEGFSDGKAYTLQLTFSSPVWMGLENSIYRFPFQFKEAADGAIRGTVTDAHGAPVQGASISLSSDPSRTAITDANGEYAFDSVSSGTYSVTCSAAGYTTQTKRTAVDPGETARVDFTLDPVYGSLIGTVVDGLTGDPIEGAAIAPIDGDGSPLVEKTSGEDGTFGYEQIPSGTYTGTVRAEGYEDNDSEVIAVAADGSTTSIVIKLWPRTITLTGTVTDKDNGSPIGGASVSVSATVSLPNGQSPTATTDASGVYSFSVYAADYHATVAASAAGYSDDSADVPIMKSSSSPVVQDLELSRSFATVTFETYLRDAATPFENRTLIVTETATNDEQPVATDGNGRVSVNLSLGAYTVRPADDKGYDIEFDSPIALTTTDHVASFSLDTPGLSAGAIAITFKPIEVAVRVVVSGEGAQTFELGDVQTYLQGTSEHDAQDFNLQTSNTTSAGNPVSTSFAEKVPFGTYTVSAEAAGYATAWDTVEIGSGDPEIHGTGDDRYVEIELHLLKEYAELTGRVLYSGSGEPVAGATVSMAYGEEVLSRTTNDQGETGTARVAPGTYEGTASYGSYTAPAQTVTVADAERRDVLFYVYPKGSIAGLVRDYVARTPIDNATITVSGSPTSDPEVYYGNHSNPPLGDGQYHTSSLQDGTYTVEVQAPGYHGQTRTVTVSNGRVSYENFHLMPLLGILSGSVEYADGSPVPGARMSVRAADASESEQEATTDADGAYSFTPIHEGEYIVTMETSLAVREIGTIVQTEDAHIVADENTVVYFVIPLPGSLEGTVSTADGTPIAQASVTVYSNTSSLTYTTTTDAQGRYLFAGLPVGDYTVVTAKDGYATQAKQTIIEADATSIVDFVLDDRPGFLEGTVTVKQTGDPVSGATITITPGSIKVVTDENGAYRIPLVAGSYDVSFEYNDTLETRSTTIEARRTTTEDFVIDLDNEEGQGEEGDDGAAGSDGDAAAGSGSNAEQGTRPAASRLSPTGDSALVSGLAFALGASGLALVIGVARRRRALNR; from the coding sequence GTGCAGTACGGCGACGGATCGCCTATCGGCACGTGGACGATCCTCAACGCGAACAACGGCGTCGTCGACTCGTTTCCCGCGGTCGACGGCAGTGAGCTCATGCGCGAGTACGAGGGTTTCTCGGACGGCAAGGCTTACACGCTGCAGCTCACGTTCTCGTCGCCGGTTTGGATGGGCCTCGAAAACTCGATCTACCGCTTTCCGTTCCAATTCAAAGAAGCGGCGGACGGCGCGATACGGGGAACCGTCACCGATGCGCACGGTGCACCCGTCCAAGGAGCCAGCATCTCGCTTTCGAGCGACCCGTCGAGGACGGCTATCACCGATGCAAACGGCGAATACGCGTTCGATTCGGTTTCAAGCGGAACGTATTCGGTCACCTGCTCGGCTGCGGGATACACGACTCAGACGAAGCGGACCGCCGTCGATCCAGGGGAAACGGCACGTGTCGACTTCACGCTCGATCCCGTGTATGGATCGCTTATCGGCACGGTTGTCGACGGCCTGACCGGCGATCCCATCGAAGGTGCCGCAATCGCGCCGATCGACGGGGACGGCAGCCCCCTTGTCGAGAAAACGTCGGGCGAAGACGGCACGTTCGGCTACGAGCAGATCCCCTCTGGAACCTACACCGGAACCGTGCGCGCCGAGGGGTATGAAGACAACGACAGCGAAGTGATTGCCGTAGCCGCAGACGGATCCACGACGAGCATCGTCATCAAGCTCTGGCCGCGCACGATCACGCTGACGGGCACGGTAACGGACAAAGACAATGGATCCCCCATCGGGGGCGCCTCGGTGAGCGTATCGGCGACAGTGAGCTTACCGAACGGGCAGTCACCGACCGCAACCACCGATGCCAGCGGCGTGTACTCTTTCAGCGTATACGCCGCCGACTACCATGCGACCGTGGCCGCCTCGGCCGCCGGCTACAGCGACGACAGCGCCGACGTGCCCATCATGAAAAGCTCGTCTTCGCCTGTTGTGCAAGACCTCGAACTTTCGAGGAGCTTCGCTACGGTGACGTTCGAAACGTACTTGCGCGACGCTGCGACGCCTTTTGAGAACAGGACGCTGATCGTTACCGAAACCGCCACGAACGACGAGCAGCCGGTTGCAACCGATGGGAACGGGCGCGTTTCGGTCAACCTCTCGCTCGGCGCTTACACGGTTCGGCCCGCAGACGACAAAGGATACGATATCGAGTTCGACTCCCCGATAGCCCTCACGACCACCGATCACGTCGCGTCGTTTTCCTTGGATACCCCCGGCCTCTCTGCGGGAGCCATTGCGATCACCTTCAAACCGATAGAGGTCGCCGTTCGCGTGGTGGTTTCGGGGGAAGGCGCCCAGACGTTCGAACTCGGCGACGTTCAAACGTATTTGCAAGGAACCTCAGAACACGATGCGCAGGACTTCAACCTCCAAACAAGCAATACGACCTCCGCCGGAAACCCCGTCAGCACTTCGTTCGCCGAAAAAGTGCCGTTCGGAACCTATACCGTAAGCGCCGAGGCTGCGGGGTACGCAACCGCGTGGGATACCGTGGAGATCGGATCGGGCGATCCCGAAATACACGGTACCGGCGATGACCGCTACGTAGAAATCGAGCTTCATCTGCTGAAAGAATACGCCGAATTGACCGGCCGGGTCCTGTATTCGGGAAGCGGCGAGCCGGTAGCAGGCGCAACGGTTTCCATGGCCTATGGCGAAGAGGTCCTCTCGCGCACGACGAACGACCAAGGGGAAACCGGCACCGCCCGCGTCGCACCCGGAACCTACGAGGGAACAGCCTCATACGGAAGCTACACAGCCCCCGCCCAAACCGTCACCGTTGCAGACGCAGAGCGCCGCGATGTGCTGTTCTACGTGTACCCGAAAGGTAGCATTGCAGGCTTGGTGCGCGATTACGTTGCACGCACGCCCATCGACAACGCGACCATAACCGTGAGCGGCTCGCCCACAAGCGATCCCGAAGTGTATTACGGAAACCATTCGAACCCGCCTTTGGGCGACGGGCAATACCATACGTCTTCCCTCCAGGACGGTACGTACACCGTCGAAGTCCAGGCCCCGGGCTATCACGGCCAAACCCGCACGGTCACCGTGAGTAACGGACGGGTATCCTACGAGAACTTCCACTTAATGCCTTTACTCGGCATCTTGTCGGGAAGTGTGGAGTACGCCGACGGAAGCCCCGTGCCGGGGGCACGCATGAGCGTGCGTGCCGCCGACGCGTCCGAAAGCGAGCAAGAGGCGACGACCGACGCCGACGGTGCATACTCCTTCACCCCTATCCACGAAGGCGAGTATATCGTGACGATGGAGACGAGCCTCGCGGTTAGGGAGATCGGAACGATCGTCCAAACCGAAGACGCCCATATCGTTGCCGATGAGAATACCGTCGTCTATTTCGTGATCCCGCTGCCCGGTAGCCTCGAGGGAACGGTGAGTACCGCCGACGGGACGCCGATTGCCCAAGCAAGCGTGACCGTCTATTCGAACACCTCTTCGCTTACCTATACCACGACGACCGATGCCCAGGGAAGATACCTCTTTGCGGGCTTGCCCGTTGGAGACTACACGGTCGTAACCGCCAAAGACGGGTACGCGACCCAGGCAAAGCAAACGATTATCGAAGCGGACGCTACAAGCATCGTCGATTTCGTCCTCGACGACAGGCCTGGATTCCTTGAGGGGACAGTCACAGTCAAACAGACGGGTGACCCCGTAAGCGGAGCCACCATAACCATAACACCCGGCTCCATCAAAGTCGTCACCGACGAAAACGGCGCATACCGCATCCCCCTGGTGGCGGGGAGCTACGACGTGTCCTTCGAATACAACGACACTCTCGAGACCCGCTCGACGACGATCGAAGCGAGACGCACGACAACCGAAGACTTCGTCATTGACCTCGATAACGAAGAGGGGCAAGGCGAAGAAGGCGACGACGGAGCTGCGGGCTCGGACGGCGATGCGGCTGCAGGAAGCGGCTCGAACGCTGAGCAAGGCACCCGCCCAGCAGCCTCACGCTTGTCTCCCACCGGGGATTCGGCTTTGGTATCAGGCCTTGCCTTCGCGCTTGGCGCAAGCGGCCTCGCCCTCGTCATCGGTGTCGCCCGCCGTCGGCGCGCACTCAACCGATGA
- a CDS encoding internalin N-terminal domain-containing protein, protein MSTVTPLRKILAIACALMLAASLFPSFGFAAPEEGGGSDVELHATDAAALATASDNDTVPLSDQDAENSPSTDPTTQDSNDPTPAELGSQPDAASSPDGTTIPAEGTNTEKGMPQADDPDKTPAATERESAPVPNEPALASPSDADMRASGTIASLFPDPVFAAYVASILGKSASDSVTQNELNTVVSVQPPKTVYSVEGIQYLGGLREARLDNQSLIERFPPAFIARVQSGEISIYTANNQNYTYASVIQISNASFAEVHPFIPPSVLPVRAVRRRIAYRHVDDPQREQRRRRLVSRGRRQ, encoded by the coding sequence ATGAGCACCGTCACGCCGCTTCGAAAGATCCTTGCGATCGCATGCGCGCTTATGCTCGCAGCTTCGCTGTTCCCGAGCTTCGGCTTCGCGGCACCAGAAGAGGGAGGCGGATCGGACGTCGAGCTTCACGCTACGGATGCCGCGGCACTCGCGACCGCATCCGACAACGACACGGTGCCCTTGTCCGACCAAGATGCCGAGAACAGCCCGTCAACGGATCCGACGACCCAAGACTCCAACGATCCGACCCCCGCCGAGCTGGGCTCCCAACCCGATGCCGCATCCTCCCCCGATGGCACCACCATCCCAGCTGAGGGCACGAACACCGAAAAGGGCATGCCCCAAGCCGACGACCCCGACAAAACCCCTGCCGCGACCGAAAGAGAATCGGCACCCGTGCCGAACGAACCAGCACTCGCATCCCCCTCGGATGCAGACATGCGCGCTTCGGGAACGATCGCAAGCCTCTTTCCCGATCCGGTGTTTGCCGCCTATGTGGCTTCCATACTCGGGAAAAGCGCTTCGGATTCCGTCACGCAAAACGAGCTGAACACCGTCGTTTCGGTCCAGCCTCCGAAAACCGTCTACAGCGTCGAGGGGATCCAGTACCTGGGGGGCTTACGGGAAGCCCGCCTCGACAACCAATCGCTCATCGAGCGCTTCCCGCCCGCGTTCATCGCGCGCGTGCAAAGCGGCGAGATATCTATATACACAGCGAACAACCAGAACTACACCTACGCTTCGGTCATCCAGATATCCAACGCAAGCTTCGCCGAAGTACACCCCTTCATCCCCCCCTCTGTTCTTCCAGTACGTGCAGTACGGCGACGGATCGCCTATCGGCACGTGGACGATCCTCAACGCGAACAACGGCGTCGTCGACTCGTTTCCCGCGGTCGACGGCAGTGA
- a CDS encoding bifunctional alpha,alpha-trehalose-phosphate synthase (UDP-forming)/trehalose-phosphatase, translating into MDGRLVIVSNRLPQSITKNRDNTFGFSASSGGLVTGLKPFFNDERACLWIGWADIDPTALEPADKSELEAQLAKRKCAPVFLDADDAAGYYEGLSNSAIWPLFHSFPQIARFDDEDWQAYVRVNERFCEEIVRRAQPGDVFWIHDYHLMLVPQLLRKRLPGASIGFFLHIPFPSFETYRMVPWRNELLAGVLGADLIGFHTYDYARYFLESCTRILGVEEEQGTVRLQNRTATCDAFPMGIDYDDFAATANSDTVRSLAEDFRRDHGRTGCKLMLSVERLDYSKGIPDRLHAYDALLEQHPEWIGQVVLVLVTVPSREGVGSYQKLKKDIDMLVGLINGKYATPAWAPIDYYYRSVSHDMLCSMYRASDIMLVTPLRDGMNLVCKEYLAARDGEDGVLILSELAGASFELTDAVIVNPFNLQELVDAMQCALTMPKAEQGRRNAAMQKRLKRYTSQKWAAEFLDGLEQTHMQREDERAQKLDESAGGTLVDAYKTAGKRAILLDYDGTLVSFSNEPKDAAPDAELLALLKGLGSDPSTDVCVISGRDKTTLESWFGSVPVGLVAEHGALMYDRPARTWMQTAPFDDRWKRAVRPLMEAFTDRTPASSLEEKECSLVWHYRKCDDSLARRRAVEMKNALSRIAEEHDLAVMAGSKIVEVKPNGVDKGSAANLWFCDMSFDFILTIGDDRTDEDMFAAAPEEAWTVKVGCGPTKARFALGSPSEVRELLTALVSQAEDVSDAPSENVPRRQSVAQGAPHRQARAKNAPATEKTSIQGGTR; encoded by the coding sequence TTCCGCAATCCATAACCAAGAACCGCGACAACACGTTCGGCTTTTCCGCAAGTTCAGGGGGTCTCGTGACGGGCCTCAAGCCGTTCTTCAACGACGAGCGCGCCTGCCTCTGGATAGGCTGGGCCGACATCGATCCGACAGCGCTCGAACCCGCCGATAAGTCCGAGCTCGAAGCCCAGTTGGCCAAGCGCAAGTGTGCCCCGGTGTTCCTCGATGCCGACGATGCCGCCGGCTACTACGAAGGACTCTCCAATTCCGCTATCTGGCCGCTGTTTCATTCCTTTCCGCAAATCGCACGCTTCGACGACGAAGACTGGCAGGCTTACGTACGCGTGAACGAGCGCTTTTGCGAGGAGATCGTTCGGCGCGCCCAGCCAGGAGATGTGTTCTGGATACACGATTACCATCTCATGCTCGTGCCGCAGCTCCTTCGAAAGCGTTTGCCGGGCGCATCGATCGGATTCTTCCTCCATATTCCGTTTCCCTCGTTCGAAACGTACCGCATGGTACCGTGGCGAAACGAACTTTTAGCGGGCGTGCTCGGTGCCGATCTGATCGGCTTTCATACCTACGATTATGCGCGCTATTTTCTCGAAAGCTGCACGCGGATCCTCGGCGTCGAAGAGGAGCAGGGAACGGTTCGCCTGCAAAACCGCACGGCAACCTGCGACGCTTTCCCCATGGGGATCGACTACGACGACTTCGCTGCGACGGCGAACTCCGACACGGTGCGCTCGCTCGCCGAAGATTTTCGACGGGACCACGGGAGAACCGGCTGCAAGCTCATGCTTTCGGTCGAGCGCCTCGACTACTCGAAGGGCATTCCCGACAGGCTCCACGCCTACGATGCCCTGCTCGAGCAGCACCCTGAATGGATCGGGCAGGTGGTTCTCGTACTCGTAACCGTGCCTTCGCGAGAAGGCGTCGGGTCGTATCAGAAGCTCAAGAAAGATATCGACATGCTCGTCGGCCTGATCAACGGCAAGTACGCCACACCCGCATGGGCGCCTATCGACTACTATTACCGATCGGTTTCGCACGATATGCTCTGCAGCATGTACCGCGCCTCGGACATCATGCTCGTCACGCCGCTGCGCGACGGGATGAACCTCGTGTGCAAAGAGTACCTTGCCGCGCGCGACGGCGAAGACGGCGTGCTTATCCTCTCCGAGCTTGCGGGCGCCTCTTTCGAGCTCACCGATGCAGTAATCGTAAACCCCTTCAACCTTCAAGAGCTCGTCGACGCCATGCAGTGCGCGCTTACCATGCCCAAAGCAGAACAAGGCAGAAGAAACGCCGCCATGCAGAAAAGGCTCAAACGCTACACGTCGCAGAAATGGGCGGCGGAATTCCTTGACGGACTCGAGCAAACGCATATGCAGCGAGAAGATGAGCGGGCTCAAAAGCTCGACGAGAGCGCGGGCGGCACCCTTGTCGATGCGTACAAGACCGCCGGGAAGCGGGCGATCCTGCTCGACTACGACGGCACGCTCGTATCGTTTTCGAACGAGCCTAAAGACGCCGCACCCGACGCCGAGCTCCTTGCGCTCCTGAAAGGTCTCGGATCCGATCCGAGCACCGATGTGTGCGTGATCTCCGGACGCGACAAGACGACGCTCGAATCGTGGTTCGGCAGCGTTCCGGTCGGACTCGTCGCCGAGCACGGCGCTCTCATGTACGACCGCCCCGCACGCACGTGGATGCAGACCGCCCCGTTCGACGACCGCTGGAAACGCGCGGTGCGACCCCTCATGGAGGCGTTCACCGATCGCACGCCGGCATCGTCGCTCGAAGAGAAGGAATGCTCGCTTGTTTGGCACTACCGCAAGTGCGACGATTCGCTCGCGCGCCGCCGAGCCGTCGAAATGAAAAACGCGCTTTCCCGCATCGCCGAGGAACACGACCTCGCCGTCATGGCGGGCAGCAAGATCGTCGAGGTCAAGCCGAACGGCGTCGATAAAGGAAGCGCTGCGAACCTGTGGTTTTGCGATATGAGCTTCGATTTCATCCTTACCATCGGCGACGACCGCACCGACGAGGACATGTTCGCAGCCGCCCCTGAAGAAGCATGGACCGTCAAGGTAGGCTGCGGCCCCACCAAGGCACGCTTCGCACTCGGAAGCCCGAGCGAGGTACGGGAGCTTTTGACAGCGCTCGTTTCCCAGGCCGAAGACGTCAGCGATGCGCCGAGCGAGAACGTCCCAAGACGACAGTCCGTCGCGCAGGGCGCTCCGCATCGGCAGGCCAGGGCAAAAAACGCTCCCGCAACCGAAAAGACCAGTATCCAGGGAGGTACACGATGA